From Rutidosis leptorrhynchoides isolate AG116_Rl617_1_P2 chromosome 3, CSIRO_AGI_Rlap_v1, whole genome shotgun sequence, a single genomic window includes:
- the LOC139896384 gene encoding uncharacterized protein: MSQSLSMNLSPKYSFKVLGEGKNHSFLGCNAKPNHLNFSFRDEAKTTKTFIPRAVATEIPTQWYNIIADLPIKPPPPLHPKTFAPLQPQDLSHLFPDELIKQEISSERFIPIPDEVGDIYRLWRPTPLIRAKRLEKLLDTPARIYYKYEGVSPAGSHKPNTAVPQVWYNAQQGVKNIVTETGAGQWGSSLAFACSLFGLNCEVWQVRASYDQKPYRKLMMQTWGATVHPSPSNLTESGRRILEMDPSSPGSLGIAISEAVEMAALNEDTKYCLGSVLNHVLLHQTVIGEECIKQMEEYGETPDVIIGCTGGGSNFAGLCFPFIREKLKGKINPVIRAVEPTACPSLTKGVYAYDYGDTAGMTPLMKMHTLGHDFIPDPIHSGGLRYHGMAPLISHLYELGFMEAIAIPQIECFQGAIQFARTEGLIPAPEPTHAIAAAIREALQCKESGESKVILMAMCGHGHFDLPAYEKYLQGAMVDLSFSEDKIQKSLANIPQLA, from the exons ATGTCTCAATCTCTTTCCATGAATCTGAGCCCAAAGTATTCCTTCAAAG TATTAGGTGAAGGGAAAAATCATTCATTTTTGGGTTGTAATGCAAAGCCAAATCATTTGAATTTTTCATTTCGAGACGAAGCAAAAACAACCAAAACGTTTATTCCGCGTGCTGTAGCAACCGAAATTCCTACGCAATGGTATAACATTATTGCTGATCTTCCTATAAAACCTCCCCCGCCTTTGCATCCAAAGACCTTCGCTCCATTACAACCTCAAGATTTATCACATCTTTTTCCCGACGAGTTGATTAAACAAGAGATAAGCAGTGAACGATTTATTCCAATTCCTGATGAAGTTGGTGATATTTATAGGCTTTGGCGGCCTACCCCTTTAATAAG AGCCAAGAGGCTGGAAAAACTACTTGATACACCTGCAAGAATATATTACAAGTATGAAGGTGTGAGCCCAGCCGGTTCGCACAAACCGAACACTGCTGTCCCTCAGGTTTGGTACAATGCACAACAAGGCGTCAAGAATATCGTCACTGAGACTGGTGCCGGTCAATGGGGGAGTTCTTTGGCGTTTGCTTGCAGCTTATTTGGTCTTAATTGTGAA GTGTGGCAAGTTCGGGCTTCTTATGATCAGAAACCGTATCGGAAACTGATGATGCAAACATGGGGAGCAACGGTTCACCCATCTCCTTCCAACCTCACTGAATCGGGTCGGAGAATTCTCGAAATGGATCCATCGAGCCCAGGTAGCTTAGGAATTGCGATTTCTGAAGCTGTAGAGATGGCAGCTTTAAATGAAGATACCAAGTACTGTTTAGGAAGTGTTCTGAATCATGTTTTGTTACATCAAACCGTTATCGGGGAAGAATGTATTAAGCAGATGGAGGAGTATGGGGAGACTCCTGATGTCATCATTGGGTGTACGGGTGGCGGGTCGAATTTTGCAGGTCTTTGTTTTCCGTTCATACGGGAAAAACTTAAAGGAAAAATTAATCCCGTTATAAGAGCAGTCGAGCCTACTGCTTGCCCTTCGTTGACAAAAGGTGTTTACGCTTATGATTATGGAGATACTGCCGGAATGACACCGTTAATGAAAATGCATACGCTTGGTCATGACTTCATTCCCGACCCGATTCATTCTG GAGGATTGCGTTATCATGGTATGGCGCCGCTGATATCTCATCTCTATGAATTGGGTTTCATGGAAGCAATTGCAATCCCACAGATTGAGTGTTTTCAAG GGGCCATACAATTTGCTCGAACAGAAGGGTTGATACCAGCACCCGAGCCCACACACGCCATAGCTGCAGCGATACGAGAAGCGCTTCAGTGCAAAGAGAGTGGAGAATCGAAAGTGATACTGATGGCAATGTGTGGGCATGGCCATTTTGATCTTCCTGCTTATGAGAAATACTTGCAGGGTGCCATGGTTGATTTGTCTTTCTCGGAGGACAAGATACAAAAGTCTCTTGCTAATATTCCCCAATTAGCTTAA
- the LOC139900117 gene encoding tetraspanin-5-like, which yields MGMFGKLLLTIWLIGGTSGSMYLVGRRFVEMGSRVVQLHNETCLEDPVLWPTWLMTLVLVSCVLGLMGIVCKLKLFQWLFKILINLGILYVIAIMVWRLLMFGWLRKPTSTSFEEVYKKNSPLDEEFKPRLIQAMAADHEWEKVNECLNEIQFCEGARGPEKFFKKDDWKIEDFYEYFREGCCVPPQRCPKQLISLKEVSEKDDCMKWANATLNNPLQVKCYNCNSCKAARLATYQVDQDKVRMYTFLAAIFLFIANVFVSMGGFD from the exons ATGGGAATGTTTGGGAAGCTATTGCTCACCATCTGGTTAATTGGTGGCACCTCAGGCTCGATGTATCTAGTAGGAAGACGGTTTGTTGAAATGGGTTCGCGAGTGGTGCAACTTCATAACGAAACATGTTTAGAGGACCCTGTCTTATGGCCAACATGGCTCATGACCCTTGTGTTGGTTTCGTGCGTACTCGGACTCATGGGAATTGTGTGTAAACTCAAACTGTTTCAATGGCTTTTTAAAATCTTGATCAACCTTGGTATTCTTTATGTTATTGCCATTATGGTTTGGCGTTTGCTGATGTTCGGGTGGCTAAGGAAACCCACATCGACGAGCTTTGAAGAAGTTTATAAGAAGAATTCGCCTTTAGATGAAGAGTTCAAGCCCAGGCTGATTCAGGCCATGGCTGCAGACCACGAGTGGGAAAAAGTTAACGAGTGCTTGAACGAAATTCAGTTTTGCGAAGGAGCCCGCGGACCTGAAAAGTTCTTTAAGAAAGATGATTGGAAAATAGAAGACTTTTACGAATATTTCAGG GAGGGGTGTTGTGTGCCTCCACAAAGATGTCCAAAGCAGTTGATTTCCCTAAAAGAAGTAAGTGAAAAGGACGATTGCATGAAATGGGCGAACGCAACGTTAAACAATCCGCTCCAGGTCAAATGTTACAACTGCAATTCGTGTAAGGCAGCGCGTTTGGCAACTTACCAAGTTGACCAAGACAAGGTCCGTATGTATACGTTTCTTGCTGCTATTTTCCTCTTTATCGCCAACGTCTTTGTTTCAATGGGTGGTTTCGACTAA